A window of the Gossypium hirsutum isolate 1008001.06 chromosome A03, Gossypium_hirsutum_v2.1, whole genome shotgun sequence genome harbors these coding sequences:
- the LOC107886779 gene encoding uncharacterized protein: protein MEAPPSTSPTSPPPLPPPPSSSSSSSSSYTLFITIMSKRRTWVFLFVLVYAILLASLWNSLKSILSWYKHQAQPSSSGWPALYASVLLGAVFGLLSMVAALAVAVPATLVTWITVVVLLAFFGKPKRTLVLEGRKITREIVGFVFKILLKEGNLVAAVCAVLGYFALIRKNSGE from the coding sequence ATGGAAGCGCCACCGTCCACTTCTCCAACATCGCCACCACCTCTTCCTCCTCCTCCGTCATCGTCgtcatcgtcatcatcatcatACACGTTATTTATAACGATTATGAGCAAAAGGAGAACATGGGTATTTCTGTTTGTGCTAGTTTACGCCATCCTTTTAGCATCTTTGTGGAATTCCCTCAAATCGATACTTTCTTGGTACAAACACCAAGCCCAACCCTCTTCTTCTGGTTGGCCTGCCCTCTATGCATCTGTTCTTCTTGGTGCAGTTTTTGGGCTGCTCTCCATGGTTGCAGCTCTGGCTGTAGCTGTGCCAGCCACTTTGGTCACCTGGATCACCGTTGTGGTTTTGCTTGCTTTCTTTGGGAAACCAAAGAGGACCTTGGTGCTGGAAGGAAGGAAAATTACTAGAGAGATCGTTGGGTTTGTGTTCAAGATTTTGTTAAAGGAAGGGAACCTTGTAGCTGCTGTTTGTGCCGTTTTGGGTTACTTTGCACTTATCAGGAAGAATTCTGGTGAGTGA